The genomic segment TCGGACGCCTCGTGCGCGAAAGCCCGCGTTCATGCCCGCGTGCTGGCTTTTCGCTTCGGCTCGCCGTCGACTAGGCTCGGCGCCCGATGAGCTCTGAGATGGCGCAGCTCGAACCCGGGTCGGATTTCGCCGGCCACCGGATAGTCGCCGAGCTGGGTCGCGGACCGCTCGGCGTCGTGTTCCGTGCCAGACACCTGGCGCTCGACCGCGACGCGGCTCTGAAGGTCTTCGTCCCGGCGATCTCCGACCGCGAGGGGCCACAGAAGCGACTGCGCCGCGAGGCGGCGGCCGCGGCGCGAATCCACCATCCGGGAGTCGCGGCCGTCCACAACGCCGGCGTCGAGGACGGGCGGGCCTACCTGGCGATGGAGCTCGTAGACGGCCCCGACCTGCGCGACGTGATCGAGCACGAGGGGGCGCTCGAGCCCGATCTCGTCGCGGAGATCGTGACCGAGATCGCGGCGGCGCTCGACGCGGCGCACGCCCGCGAGGTCCTCCACCGCGACCTCAAGCCCTCGAACGTCCTGCTCGACCGCGACGGGCGCGCGCGGATCGTCGACTTCGGCGCGACGGCGGTCGCGGGACCGGACGCCGCGCTCGACCCGGAGCTGCCCGCGATCGGCGACCCGGACTTCATGGCCCCGGAGCAGATCGGCAGCGACGAGTCCGGCAAGCCGGCCGACATCTACGCGCTCGGGGCGATCGCCCACTTCCTGCTGACCGCCGAGGACCCGTTCCCTAATCGCAGCCCCGCCGCCAAGCTCGTCGCGGCGGCGCTCGCGGCACGGCCCGAGCCCTCGGCCGTCTACGACGACCTCTCGCGGCAGATCGACGTCGTCATCGCCCGCGCGATGGCGATCGACCCCGCGGAGCGCTACGCGAGCGGCCGCGAGCTGGCGAGCGAGCTGTCGGCCGCGATCGGCGCCGAGACCGACCCGCAGCGCGCACCGGACACGCCCGCGGAGCCTGCCGCCGCCGCCAGCGCGCCCGCAGCCGTGGAAGCCGAGCCGGACCCGGAGCCCGCGCCGGTCGACGAGCCGGAAGACGGCGGCGAGATCCCCGAGGACGAGCCGGCCGGCGATTCGGAGCCGCCCTCCGTCGCCGAGGGGCGCGAGCCGACCGGGCTCGAGCAGCCGCTCAAGATCGCGATCGCGATCGTCCTCGTGCTGGTGATCCTGCTGGCGCTGATCCTGCTGCTGCTCTAACCGCGGCAGGGCGGACCGGCGCGGGCCGCGGGGCCGTCAGGCCGTCACGCGGTCTCGAGCTCGCGCGGGGTGACGATCCCCGCACGCAGGGCGCTCTCGGCGAGGCCCTCACGACGCTCGAGGTTGCTGCCCCCGACGCCGAAGCGCTCGCTCAAGCGGTCGATGTCGGCGACGATCTCCGAGACCTCGCGCCCGAGCCGTCCGGTGAGCTCGTCGGCGGTCGCGGGCTCGGCGCCCTCGCGGGCGTAGGCGAGCGGTGCACAGAGCGCGACGAGGAGCTCGCGCTCCTCACCGCTCAGCGCGACGGGCCCGCGCTCCTCTCCGGCCGGCTCGGCGACCGGCTCCGGGTCGGGCTCGCGCGCCGGGTCGCGGAATCGGATCTCGGTTCGGCCGAGCCGCAGCGAGTCACCGTCCTCAAGCTCCTGCCAACCGCGCACGCGACGTTCGTTGACGAAGGTGCCGTTGCGCGACTGCTCGTCGTCGAGGACTCCCCAGCGCCCGCCGTCATGGCGGATGTCGGCGTGGACGCGCGAGATCTCGGTGTCGGCACCGAGATCGAGATCGACGTTCGGGCCGCGGCCGAGCCGCAGCCTGGAGCCCGGCTGGAGCACGACGACACGAGGTCCCGAGTCGGTTTCGAGCAGCAGGAACGGGTCCCCCGAGCGCTCGGCCTCGAGCTCGAGCTCGGATCGGTCGTCGGCTGCGGGCTGCTGCTCCACGGGCCGCAGGATAGGCCACCCCGCCGCGAGCTGCCGAGGCATGGAGGAGGCCGGCACCGAGCGCCCTGAGTCGCTCGCCGACCCTCGCCCGGCGAAGCTCCCAGCCGGCCCGGGATCGACGCGTCCCGGAGGTTCGGGCGCTCCGCGCCCGGTCGCGCCGGTCCCCGCGTCCTAGATTGGGCTCGGTGAAGCGCCGCGAAGACCTACGCAACATCGCCATCGTCGCCCACGTCGACCACGGGAAGACGACGCTCGTCGACGCGATGCTGTGGCAGTCCGGGGCGTTCCGCGAGAACCAGGACGTCAACGAACGCGTCATGGACTCGATGGACCTCGAGCGCGAGAAGGGGATCACGATCCTCGCCAAGAACACCGCGGTCCGCTACGGCGACGTCAAGCTGAACATCGTCGACACTCCGGGCCACGCCGACTTCGGCGGCGAGGTCGAGCGCTCGCTGACGATGGTCGACGGCGTCCTGCTGCTCGTCGACGCGGCCGAGGGCCCGATGCCGCAGACGCGTTTCGTGCTGCGAAAGACGCTCGAGGCGCGGCTGCCCGTGATCCTCGTCGTCAACAAGGTCGACCGTCCGGACGCGCGCACCGAGGAGGTCGTCGACGAGGTGCTCGAGCTGTTCTTGGACCTCGACGCCGACGAGTCGCAGATCGACTTCCCGGTCCTCTACGCGGTCGCCCGCGACGGCCGCGTCTCCGAGGACCCGGATGACCTCGGCGATTCGCTCGCGCCACTTCTCGACCTGATGGTCGAGCGGATCCCCGCGCCCGAGTTCGATCCCGAGCTGCCGCTCCAGGCGCACGTCACCAACCTCGACTCCTCCCCCTACCTCGGCCGGCTCGCGCTCTGCCGCGTGCGCCAGGGCACGATCCGCCGCGGCGCGCCGATCGCCTGGTGCCGAGCCGACGGATCGATCGAGCGCGCGTCGGTCGCGGAGCTGTTCGTCACCGAGGCGCTCGATCGGGTGTCGGCAGACGAGGCCGGGCCCGGCGAGATCATCGCCGTCGCCGGCCTCGACGAGGTCACGATCGGCGAGACGCTCGCCGATCCCGAGGATCCGCGGCCGCTGCCGGTCATCACCGTCGACGAGCCGTCGCTGTCGATCGTCGTCGGCATCAACACCTCGCCGCTCGCCGGCCGCGAGGGCAAGAACAAGGTCACCGCGCGCCAGATCCGCGACCGCCTCGACCGCGAGCTGATCGGCAACGTCTCGATCCGCGTCAACGACATCGGCCGACCCGACGCCTGGGAGGTCCAGGGCCGCGGTGAGCTCCAACTCGTCGTCCTGCTCGAGATGATGCGCCGCGAGGGCTACGAGCTGACCGCGAGCCAGCCGCAGGTCGTCACCCGGGAGATCGACGGAACGCTCTGCGAGCCCGTCGAGCGGGTCGCGATCGACGCGCCCGACGACTACGTCGGGGTGATCACGCAGATGCTCGCGCTGCGACGCGGGCGCATGGAGCAGATGGTCAACCACCAGTCCGGACGCGTTCGGCTCGAGTACCTGATCCCGGCCCGCGGACTGATCGGCTTCCGGACCGAGTTCCTGACCGAGACGCGCGGCACCGGCCTCATGCATTCGGTCTTCGACCGCTGGGAGCCGTGGGCGGGCGAGCTCCGAACGCGCCCGACCGGCTCACTCGTCGCCGACCGCACCGGCCAGACCGCGAGCTTCGCGCTGTTCGGACTCCAGGAGCGCGGGACGCTGTTCGTCGGACCCGGCGAGGAGGTGTATGAGGGCATGGTCGTCGGCGAGAACTCGCGGCCGGATGACCTCGACGTCAACGCCGTCAAGCAGAAGCACCAGACCAACGTCAGAGCCGCGTCGGCCGACGTCCTGGTGCGGCTGATCCCGCCGAAGGTCCTGTCGCTCGAGAACGCGCTCGAGTTCCTGCGCGAGGACGAGTGCGTCGAGATCACGCCGACGTCGATGCGGCTGCGAAAGCTCGAGCTCGGCAAGACCGAGCGGCGCAAGGCAGCCAAGCGCGCCAAGCCCGCGGCGACGGTCTAGGCCGCCGTGTTCGCCCGCCCGTCCGCCGCCTCGGGGCCGTGGCCGCGCACGAAGCCCGACGCCGCCCACCGGCGCGCCTACGCCGAGGCGTTGCCGGCGCCCTACTGGCTCGAGCGCCCGGAGCGCCCCGAGCCGCGACCGGCTCTCGGCGGGCCGCTCGAGGCCGACCTGGTGATCGTCGGCGGCGGGCTCACGGGATTGTGGGCGGCGCTGAGCGCCATCGAGTCCGATCCCGGGCGCAGGGTCGCCGTGGTCGAGGCGGGCCGGATCGCCGACGGTGCCTCCGGGCGCAACGGCGGCTTC from the Thermoleophilia bacterium SCSIO 60948 genome contains:
- a CDS encoding FHA domain-containing protein, whose amino-acid sequence is MEQQPAADDRSELELEAERSGDPFLLLETDSGPRVVVLQPGSRLRLGRGPNVDLDLGADTEISRVHADIRHDGGRWGVLDDEQSRNGTFVNERRVRGWQELEDGDSLRLGRTEIRFRDPAREPDPEPVAEPAGEERGPVALSGEERELLVALCAPLAYAREGAEPATADELTGRLGREVSEIVADIDRLSERFGVGGSNLERREGLAESALRAGIVTPRELETA
- a CDS encoding serine/threonine protein kinase, which codes for MSSEMAQLEPGSDFAGHRIVAELGRGPLGVVFRARHLALDRDAALKVFVPAISDREGPQKRLRREAAAAARIHHPGVAAVHNAGVEDGRAYLAMELVDGPDLRDVIEHEGALEPDLVAEIVTEIAAALDAAHAREVLHRDLKPSNVLLDRDGRARIVDFGATAVAGPDAALDPELPAIGDPDFMAPEQIGSDESGKPADIYALGAIAHFLLTAEDPFPNRSPAAKLVAAALAARPEPSAVYDDLSRQIDVVIARAMAIDPAERYASGRELASELSAAIGAETDPQRAPDTPAEPAAAASAPAAVEAEPDPEPAPVDEPEDGGEIPEDEPAGDSEPPSVAEGREPTGLEQPLKIAIAIVLVLVILLALILLLL
- the typA gene encoding translational GTPase TypA, which produces MKRREDLRNIAIVAHVDHGKTTLVDAMLWQSGAFRENQDVNERVMDSMDLEREKGITILAKNTAVRYGDVKLNIVDTPGHADFGGEVERSLTMVDGVLLLVDAAEGPMPQTRFVLRKTLEARLPVILVVNKVDRPDARTEEVVDEVLELFLDLDADESQIDFPVLYAVARDGRVSEDPDDLGDSLAPLLDLMVERIPAPEFDPELPLQAHVTNLDSSPYLGRLALCRVRQGTIRRGAPIAWCRADGSIERASVAELFVTEALDRVSADEAGPGEIIAVAGLDEVTIGETLADPEDPRPLPVITVDEPSLSIVVGINTSPLAGREGKNKVTARQIRDRLDRELIGNVSIRVNDIGRPDAWEVQGRGELQLVVLLEMMRREGYELTASQPQVVTREIDGTLCEPVERVAIDAPDDYVGVITQMLALRRGRMEQMVNHQSGRVRLEYLIPARGLIGFRTEFLTETRGTGLMHSVFDRWEPWAGELRTRPTGSLVADRTGQTASFALFGLQERGTLFVGPGEEVYEGMVVGENSRPDDLDVNAVKQKHQTNVRAASADVLVRLIPPKVLSLENALEFLREDECVEITPTSMRLRKLELGKTERRKAAKRAKPAATV